In Leptospira stimsonii, a single window of DNA contains:
- a CDS encoding DNA alkylation repair protein, with protein sequence MKELESMGSEGVKKIFLNHGAKEPLFGVKVGDLKKLQKKIKKNHSLSLELYKTGNADAMYLAGLIADEKEIQKKDLQFWAKNSGSPMISESTVAWIAAESKYGWELAKEWIESPKESIASSGWSTLTSLLSITPDEQIDSKEIQKLLKRVESKIHKSQNRVKYCMNGFVIAVGGFYPKLTEEALKVSKKIGKVTVLMGNTACKVPDAEEYILKMKKTGKLGIKKKEARC encoded by the coding sequence ATGAAAGAGTTGGAATCGATGGGTTCCGAAGGCGTAAAAAAAATATTTCTCAATCACGGAGCGAAAGAGCCACTGTTCGGAGTGAAGGTCGGAGATCTAAAAAAGCTTCAGAAAAAAATCAAAAAGAACCATTCTCTTTCATTAGAACTTTATAAAACAGGAAACGCGGATGCGATGTATCTTGCGGGACTGATCGCAGACGAAAAAGAAATCCAAAAAAAGGATCTTCAATTTTGGGCAAAGAATTCCGGATCACCGATGATCAGCGAAAGCACCGTCGCCTGGATCGCCGCCGAAAGCAAGTACGGATGGGAACTTGCCAAAGAATGGATCGAGTCTCCCAAAGAAAGTATCGCCTCATCCGGATGGAGCACATTGACAAGCCTTCTTTCGATCACGCCGGATGAACAAATCGATTCGAAGGAAATTCAAAAACTCTTAAAGAGAGTCGAATCGAAGATTCACAAATCGCAAAACAGAGTGAAGTATTGTATGAACGGCTTTGTGATCGCGGTCGGCGGATTTTATCCGAAACTTACGGAAGAGGCATTGAAAGTTTCGAAAAAGATCGGCAAAGTAACGGTTCTGATGGGAAATACCGCGTGCAAGGTTCCGGATGCGGAAGAATACATCCTAAAAATGAAGAAGACTGGAAAACTGGGAATCAAGAAAAAAGAAGCTCGTTGTTAA
- a CDS encoding DUF1361 domain-containing protein, which produces MILKHASLFLPPLSLFLSCLLSLLFIELRVSISGKQSYVFLKWNLLLALIPVGIAYFLLLYYKIRKRSIDIVFVLLVFTWLVFFPNSPYIVSDFIHLKPKTGIPLWFDILLIFSFAWNGLFSGYLSLRIIHNVFEDKFNALIHWMFVLTVAPLTALGVYLGRFYRWNSWDILTNPLALYEDMMEILIGIQENRRLLGMLILISISIFFGYLIVYSLTRFSSHFKKSET; this is translated from the coding sequence ATGATACTCAAACATGCATCCTTGTTTCTTCCGCCTCTTTCCTTATTCTTGTCCTGTCTTCTGAGTCTCTTATTCATCGAATTGAGGGTATCTATCTCGGGAAAACAAAGTTACGTTTTTCTAAAGTGGAATTTACTTTTGGCACTCATTCCGGTAGGGATCGCTTATTTTCTTTTACTCTATTATAAAATACGCAAGAGATCGATCGATATCGTTTTTGTTCTTTTGGTTTTTACGTGGCTCGTTTTCTTTCCCAATTCTCCGTATATCGTTTCCGATTTTATCCACCTCAAACCGAAAACGGGAATTCCTCTTTGGTTCGATATCTTATTGATTTTTTCGTTCGCGTGGAACGGGCTTTTTTCAGGTTATCTTTCGCTCCGAATCATCCACAACGTTTTTGAAGATAAATTCAACGCGCTGATCCATTGGATGTTCGTCTTAACGGTCGCTCCCCTTACCGCCTTGGGAGTTTATCTCGGCAGATTTTACAGATGGAATTCTTGGGACATCCTTACGAATCCTCTCGCACTCTATGAAGATATGATGGAGATCCTGATCGGAATCCAAGAGAATCGAAGATTGTTAGGAATGTTGATCCTGATTTCGATCTCGATCTTTTTCGGTTATTTGATCGTCTACTCTTTGACCCGCTTTTCTTCTCATTTTAAAAAAAGCGAAACCTAA
- a CDS encoding Ppx/GppA phosphatase family protein, translating to MVQEKPLAAIDLGTNSFHMIIVRVRANGTFEAVAREKESVRLGNRLQEGGGIDSESFKRGIDCLKRFKVLAENAGAEIRAVATSALREASNQEEFLEAAYQEAGISIDVVSGYEEARLIYFGILQGIPVFDRKIMMIDIGGGSTEVLVGHRGNILFSKSFKLGAIRLTEKFFREETLSNSDIRKCRLHIEEMLLPFRKILRDLKPDLVVGSSGTIQAIAGMILASRGETEEISLNNFEFSTSEFKKMRNLILEADTSKKRAKIPGLDIKRADIIVGGTLILEEIFDLANVQSLTVSEFALREGIVYDTIRKWEHFENTEHSKHLDDIRQTSVHNFMRAFSRDEEYSRHVAELSLQIFDQLKGLHKLGQEQRELLEAASLLHEIGQSISHSAYHKHSYYMIRNSEMLLGFTFLEIEIIALTARYHRKNTPRIKHREYSRLSEKNQTLVRQLSAILRISSALNRNRGGLVPNVICKIEKNRIRFLLKTSKGYDPSLEIWAAEEQKSAFEETYGYSVEFASAP from the coding sequence ATGGTTCAGGAAAAACCTCTCGCCGCCATCGATCTAGGCACCAATTCATTCCACATGATCATCGTTCGGGTCCGCGCCAACGGAACATTCGAAGCCGTTGCCCGAGAAAAAGAATCGGTACGTCTAGGCAACCGTCTGCAAGAAGGCGGCGGAATCGACTCCGAATCCTTTAAGCGTGGGATCGATTGTCTCAAACGTTTTAAGGTCCTCGCTGAAAACGCCGGAGCCGAGATCAGAGCGGTCGCAACGAGCGCGCTCCGAGAAGCTTCCAATCAGGAAGAATTCTTAGAAGCCGCCTATCAAGAAGCCGGTATATCCATCGATGTAGTGAGCGGTTACGAAGAAGCCCGTTTGATCTACTTCGGCATCCTCCAAGGCATTCCCGTCTTTGATCGTAAGATCATGATGATCGACATCGGCGGAGGTAGCACGGAAGTGCTCGTCGGACACAGAGGAAACATACTCTTTTCAAAAAGTTTTAAGTTGGGAGCCATCCGCCTCACGGAAAAATTTTTTAGAGAAGAAACGTTGTCCAACTCGGACATCCGAAAGTGCAGACTTCATATCGAGGAAATGCTCCTTCCCTTTCGAAAGATTCTCCGAGATTTAAAACCGGATCTTGTTGTGGGTTCTTCCGGGACGATCCAAGCGATCGCAGGAATGATTCTTGCATCGAGAGGGGAAACGGAAGAAATCTCTTTGAACAATTTCGAATTCTCCACATCCGAATTTAAGAAGATGAGAAACCTCATCTTAGAAGCGGACACTTCCAAAAAAAGGGCTAAGATTCCCGGTTTGGACATAAAACGCGCAGACATCATCGTAGGCGGAACCCTGATCCTCGAAGAAATTTTCGATCTCGCAAACGTACAAAGTCTTACGGTTTCGGAATTCGCACTCAGAGAAGGAATCGTATATGATACGATTCGAAAATGGGAGCACTTCGAGAACACGGAACATTCCAAACATCTCGACGACATCCGTCAAACATCCGTTCACAACTTTATGCGCGCCTTTTCCAGGGACGAAGAATACTCAAGACACGTCGCAGAATTGAGCCTTCAGATTTTCGATCAGTTGAAAGGACTTCACAAACTCGGACAAGAACAGAGGGAACTTTTGGAAGCTGCTTCCTTGCTCCATGAGATCGGACAATCGATCTCTCATTCTGCCTATCACAAACACAGTTATTATATGATTCGAAACTCGGAAATGCTTTTGGGATTTACGTTTTTGGAAATTGAAATCATCGCACTCACCGCGCGTTATCACAGAAAAAATACGCCTCGAATCAAACACAGGGAATACAGTAGGCTTTCGGAAAAGAATCAAACCCTCGTAAGACAACTCTCCGCGATTTTAAGAATCAGCTCCGCGCTGAATCGGAACCGAGGAGGACTTGTTCCGAACGTGATCTGCAAGATAGAAAAAAATCGGATCCGATTCTTGTTAAAAACGAGCAAGGGTTACGATCCTTCTCTGGAAATCTGGGCCGCCGAAGAACAAAAGTCGGCGTTTGAAGAAACCTACGGTTACTCGGTGGAATTTGCTTCGGCGCCTTAA
- a CDS encoding rod shape-determining protein produces the protein MIFDNLYALFSNDMGIDLGTANTLVHVKGQGIVLSEPSVVAVHAATGKVLAVGQEAKRMLGRTPGEIVAIRPMKDGVIADFETVEKMIRYFIAKVHNRTTFVKPRIVIGVPSGITEVERRAVRESAEQAGAREIFLIEEALAAAIGANIPINEPAGNMIVDIGGGTTEIAVISLGGMVIAESIRTGGDEFDEAIIKYLRNQYNLVVGERTAEDIKLTIGNAYPEKKAETMEVRGRDAISGLPRTLELESNEIRKALKEPTDEILDGIKRVLERTPPELASDIVERGIVLTGGGCLLRGLETYLSKETGVPVFRAENPLTCVVLGTGKYLDELKYIKPGIR, from the coding sequence ATGATATTTGATAATCTCTATGCCCTGTTTTCCAATGATATGGGAATTGACCTGGGGACGGCAAATACACTGGTGCATGTGAAAGGACAGGGGATCGTTCTTTCGGAGCCATCGGTAGTTGCGGTTCACGCGGCGACCGGGAAGGTGCTCGCAGTAGGGCAGGAAGCAAAACGGATGTTGGGAAGAACCCCGGGTGAGATCGTCGCGATCCGTCCGATGAAAGACGGTGTGATCGCCGACTTCGAAACCGTGGAAAAGATGATCCGCTATTTTATCGCGAAGGTGCACAATCGTACCACTTTCGTAAAACCAAGAATCGTGATCGGAGTTCCGTCCGGAATCACCGAAGTGGAAAGACGCGCCGTCCGCGAATCTGCGGAACAGGCGGGTGCGAGAGAAATTTTCTTAATTGAAGAAGCGTTGGCCGCGGCGATCGGTGCGAACATCCCGATCAACGAACCTGCAGGAAACATGATCGTCGATATCGGCGGTGGAACCACTGAAATTGCGGTGATTTCTCTCGGGGGAATGGTGATTGCAGAATCCATTCGGACTGGTGGTGACGAGTTCGACGAAGCGATCATCAAATATCTGAGAAACCAATACAATCTGGTCGTCGGGGAAAGAACCGCGGAAGACATCAAACTTACGATTGGAAATGCATATCCGGAAAAGAAAGCGGAGACGATGGAAGTGCGCGGTCGGGATGCGATTTCCGGGCTTCCGAGAACTCTCGAGTTAGAATCCAACGAAATCAGAAAAGCCCTCAAAGAGCCGACAGACGAAATCTTAGACGGAATCAAACGAGTTCTGGAAAGAACTCCGCCCGAACTCGCATCCGATATCGTGGAAAGAGGAATCGTTCTTACCGGAGGGGGGTGTCTCTTGCGAGGACTCGAAACGTATCTTTCTAAAGAAACGGGAGTTCCGGTTTTTCGTGCGGAGAATCCTTTGACCTGCGTGGTTCTCGGAACCGGAAAGTATCTCGACGAGTTGAAATACATCAAACCGGGAATCCGTTAA